A region of uncultured Desulfobacter sp. DNA encodes the following proteins:
- a CDS encoding AcvB/VirJ family lysyl-phosphatidylglycerol hydrolase yields MSTGLSKKGFSVACLNSLAYFWSKKTPGTAARDLDRIINHYLTRWDKNKVWLTGVALISPSLHSDFEISISSWRGNSKREPKYPLLPELTKSEAYPVLCLAGDDDDDDCLCKNLNLTGVKSVLLPGGHHLGGDYDRLVDTLVLGLEKQRGKL; encoded by the coding sequence ATGAGTACAGGGCTTTCAAAAAAGGGATTCTCTGTGGCCTGTCTTAACTCACTGGCCTATTTCTGGTCCAAGAAAACGCCGGGAACGGCCGCCCGGGATCTGGATCGCATCATCAACCACTATCTGACCCGCTGGGACAAAAACAAGGTGTGGCTGACCGGTGTGGCCCTGATCAGCCCCAGCCTCCATTCCGATTTCGAGATCTCGATCAGTTCCTGGCGGGGAAATTCAAAGCGGGAGCCTAAGTATCCGTTGCTTCCGGAACTGACCAAATCCGAGGCCTATCCCGTATTGTGCCTGGCCGGAGATGATGATGATGATGACTGCCTTTGCAAGAATCTCAACCTTACAGGGGTAAAATCAGTCTTGCTTCCGGGAGGACACCATCTGGGCGGAGATTATGACAGACTCGTTGACACCCTTGTTCTGGGCCTTGAAAAGCAAAGAGGTAAGCTATGA